DNA sequence from the Eptesicus fuscus isolate TK198812 chromosome 7, DD_ASM_mEF_20220401, whole genome shotgun sequence genome:
ATGGATGGAGGAGAAAATGTTAGTAGTAAGGGAGTGAGTGATGACAAAACGGCCATAGCTACAGTCAGACAATCCAGAGAGAGTACTGGATTTTACCACTTGTGTCAAGCTAGAAGAACCCTCCTCCCATTGGGGAGGTGCACCTACCTTCCACCCATTTCCTTGCCTTATCATACTGTATCTTCCTGGAGAACTAAGACCCTGGCTCCTCCACTCCAGGAAAAGGCTGAGCAGTACTCATTCTCTATAGAGTTCATTTTTATAAAGACTGGAATAGGGTAGATGAAAATGTAAGAACTGtaaagattttagaaaatgtaGAACCCAGAGAAAATGTCCAAGCTCCACCATGTAGCACCAGCAACCAATTCTTGCGCTTTCCTTCCCTGTCTTAGTAATCCCCTCCACAGATTCATGTAATTGGAAAAGTTATTTATTCCCTGTAAAGTCTGCAGGCACCAGGCAGGTTATAGCCTGGACAATGGGGAGTGACTGCCTTAGGCTGCTTTGTGCAAGAAGGCCACCTTAGGTCTCCTTGAGGACATTGATCTTGGCGCAGATCTTGAGGGCTGGGCCCAGCTTGATGTTCATGGCACTCATAAGATGTTCCTCTTTAAGTAATAAAAGGGCCTGTCCATCAATCTCCTGGGAACGAAACTCCTCTGCAATCTCTTGACAGCCTAGAAGAAAATGGGAATATGTATGAGAAAGTATATGGTAGCACCACATAGGAGGGGAAGACTTGAAAAACATGCAAACGTAGCAATGGTTAATCCCAAAGTATGTGTCCCAAATTCAGTAATAGGAAGATTTGAGATGACAAGctttggaagaaaaggaaatcagCAACTGGCTATTTAAAAGAAAGCCAAGATCATGGAGGAACTAAGTTCCAACCATAGAAATAACCTCATTCAAAACAGCCTTAGGTGGGGGGGAAATGGTGGgaacaaaaatgttttcttttacacTGGCAAAAAAAGTTCAAATGAGCCTTCGTGACACTTAAGAGCACAGAACTCAGACAAATAGCAAAAAGGGCAGGGTGATTTCTGGAGAAAACCATCCCTTTGTCAAGAATAGCTCATAAACATTCCTGCTTTGAAGAGAGTGGGGCAACAATGGCCCCTTACTTTCTAATCCCCCTCTCCACTGAAAAAGTCTATCCATGGGAGGTATCACAATCACATAAAAATGTGCTTTACCCAAAAATTATTGGTAAGAAAGCTGAATCATAGGAGATGAAAAACACTGAAATTGCTGACATAACAGTGGATGACAATCCAGATGGAATCAGCAGACAAGCCTGTGGGCATGTAACTTGTATAGCCTTCAAGCCTCTACTGCTTAAAAGTCGGTTATGTTCCCTGTTCTCAAGGCCTGTGTGAAGAGCTCAGGAAAACTAGATATGTGACCTGAGTTCTTTTGGATAGGCCCTCAGTACCTTGTAGAGAAGCGATGAACTCATACACCTCCTCTACACTCCAACGGCTGGGATTACTGGACAGGAAAACAGGGTTGATGCCGTGTAATTCTGGGGTTGGTGGAGCTGTATTGGGGTTCCCGAGGTCTCGATCTCCATGCCCCACTCTCACTGATAAAGGCCCAGGAGATGTTGGAGAGAGTGCTTCATCATAACTGGAATTATCCGAACCCCGGCTAGAGTCCTCTTGACCCTATAAAGAAAACCGAAAACCAGTGAGGCCATGAATAAgtttcctctgccctccccaaccGCCCTGCGTTTGGGTTCATATCGGGCATGAAGGAAAAATGAATCTTACCACAAGTGAAGTAATTTGTACTTCATTTGCAAATGTCCAGTCACCTGTCTACTCTCAAGTGCCTTTCAAGTATAAACTATCACTCTTGATTCTCCCCTTCTACCAATGATCTAGATGTTCCCTACTCAAATGTAATGTAAGGATTAATGGATGCATAAACCAGTAatcagaggagaggagaaaaaacaaGTCAGGATCTTGGAATCTGAGTAAGGCAATCAATGCAAAACCAGAGTTCTGATCTCACACTGGTCAGGCCCATTTTAAAAGTAGGTGGCACTGGGACAGCAGCTCACCCGGTGTCGCTTGCCCTGGATCTTGGCACGGGCGATGTCAGAGGAGCTGCGGCGGGGTCCACGCCGACGAACACGAGCATAATTGACTTCTTGaaactctttcatttttttcctcttcagccGAAACTGGTGGCTACAGCTCACATTATACCTACAGATCAGGCACATGTAGATCAAAGGTGCTACAGAAAACTACCTTGTTACCCTAAGCTGAAGGTGAATTGGTATTTTAAGAGCTGATTTGGGGGAGGCTATGAAATCAAAGGAGACATTCAAGTATCAGCTGTGAGACTGATGATCCTAGGGAAGGGCTATAATATTAGATGAAAAAGCCACTGCTGAAGGTGAGGAGGGGGTGCCTCCAGTACCTCTTGGCACAAGTCATGGAGCAGAATCTCTTGGAGCCTCGAAACTGGTCTGCAGGGGCGTACTTCCCACAGTATTCGCACTTCAGGAGATTCGCCTTCTTATCCAGCTCTGAAAAACAAGGCATCATCGAAAGCTGCCATGGGTTTCTGCTGCTGCTCAAACCCTCAGTAGGCCCAGAGCGGGACTAATTACTCTCCGAATTTCTCCCCAAAGACCTACACCACCCTAAAGCATAAAGTTCAAATTCCAGAATCATAAAGGCATGttcattttagtcttcctatccTTAAGCTAGACTATTTCTATTTTGATTACTAATTTTATCCCAATTCATACTCTCAGATTTCAAGCAAGACGGCATTTCTGAACAGGAGAAAGGAACTAATCACTAATGCCTAGAAAGATATCCCTCTCCCACAAAGTTTCCAAAAGCAGAAAGGAAATGTAAATAAGAGTCTTTAATATGGATTATAAAACCTAAAGAGAactgaaaatttagaaatatcCTATTTTACTTAGattatcttttgaaaaatatacccTTACAGTAAATAATTTAACAGCTTATTTTAGCCTGACAAAATTCCCCCTAATCCTGTGGAATTCCTTTTGTGTGATCTACATATTCTAGTATGTGATACAGTGTCTGTGTCTGGATGCACATTATATAACTCCCACTTTAAACTGATGATTACTATTTTATACTGAGTCTTCAAACACATCTGCATGAGCCTCCTTCCCCAGACGGGTCTCTAAGGAAATACTTACCAGCAGATGGGCTGTCCCCTCCCAAGGGGCCACATGACTGGTTCTCATTCAGCCCTGTCAGGAGGCCCGTCTGTAGAGGCTTCTCAGACTCTTTCAGTAACTGAGAACAACCCACCTGTCCCAGAAAAAGGTCACAGTGAAGTTGGCCTAATTCCCTTCTGCTTCTCCATAGCTTTCCCCAGCATTTCTTACCCTCATGCCTTTGCCGGATTTCTAAGTTAATGGTCAAGTCTGGTTCAGAGAGAATCATTTTCAATATAGGAATCAAGAGTCTATAACAGGCTTTTTTCAGACAAACATTGGAGAACAGATTCTTACCCTGGCTCCCTCTTTTGTCCTTTTCCTTACTAAGTTGAGGGAATGCACTAGCAGTCAGGTTACCTACATTCTAGTTTTGCAACTCGTGGTACTTAGAATAGTCCATTAACTTTCTACCACAATTCTCTTCATTATAAACCAAACCTAGTTTGTCTAACAAAATATTACAGCTTTTAAGGTACCTCCtgccttttcttctcctcttcccaaaactttcattttctagtccacatatttctttttcccttccttcttttacaACTCACCAAATGAACAGCAGAACTGAATCATTCTCTAGTAACTAAATAGTTCTGATCCTTCTGATTTTAGTGGCATTTGAAAAGACAACAGTCAGTCCAAGCCCCGACTTGAAAATCCCATCTTCCGGCCCTGCCCTCACCGGGAAAGGTTCTGCTCCTTCCTGGATAACGAAGCCTTCAATGATGTGGGTGAGAATCTGGGGCTTCACAATGGCCTGTGGGGGTTTTGAGTCGCCCATCTGTCTGGACACCATGGCTAGTGTAGGAGGTGGTGCTGATGGGGCAGGAGCCAAGGATATTAGTTCACTGCTTGAGGTATTAGCATTCACATTGGTCACTGATTCAACTTTTTctggaaaataaacacaaattaagGAACAGATATGGGATAATGTAACTGACCCATCTATTAGCCAAGCCAGCCTAATCTTTGACAATAATACatgttcaccttttttttttttttccagagagaggaagggaggaggagagagggatagaaacatcaatgatgagaatcatccatcagctgccttttgcatgccccctactgggaatcgagcagcaacatgggcatgtgccctgaccgggattcgaaccgtgactcctggttcatgggtccacactcaaccactgagccacaccagccggcatGTTCACCTTTGCTCATTCACCCTGGATTCCGTTTTCTCAATCTACTCATTTGTCCACCAAGTTCAGACCCATACTCTACGGAAGCAGACTTAACTGTTAGCTCCCTCACTCAGCACGTTGATCTGTGTGGACTCCGACAGCCCTGAGCAGTCAGCCTCTCACCTCCAAAACTGCTCTTCTCCTCCATGGCCTTCGGGCTCTCTGCCACCGGAGATGCCTTGGCAGGAAGCAGGGAACCCAATGTGGAGACATCATCTCTTTCCTCCTCAGACTCAGCCTTGCGTTTCACACCCAGTGTCTGGGGCTTGCCCTATAAAGAACAGAACAGGAAAGAAACCAAGAGTTATAAGTAAAAGATAAGGAACCATAAATACtccatattttcagaaaaaatttcCTTAGTTCCAGATTCCCCAATTTGTATACTTCTGACGGTACATTAAAATTCCTGGTCATTCCCAAGAAGTTTAACTTCCACCTCAGGACAAAAGAAAATGCAATGTTCATTAGTCCTGACATAGACCTTGAGACCCTGGATTCATATGGCCCAACTAAGAACTGTTGTTTTCTAAAGATTATTTAGGTGGCTACAGCTATCTTGATCTAACCTAGTACAGATCCAAAAACCAAGAATGACTTCAGTAGCAGATTTAGGAGTATGAAGTTCAGATATTATATACATTAACATCACTCTCTCTTACAAAAAGAATACCAGTATCTTAAGTTTCCATtaatctctctcacacacaaggaacaaataaataaatactttctaaACTCTTCGTTCCCCTACTAAGTTAAGCTCTAATTCTACTCAGCCACAGTGCCCCCCTGgctgtgttgctcagttggttagagtgtcatcctgacacaccaaggttgtaggtaggttcaatcccccgtcagagcacatagaagaatcaaccaataaatgcataaataagtgtagcAACATatccctctctatctctctaaaaccaatcaatcgataaatgtttcttttaattaaaaaaaaagagtgacagTACCCTCCAAACCATCAGACATCACTCACCGGCAGGTGCACAGACTGCATGTAGAAGGCAGCAGGGACCTGGGCTACAACAGGTGAGGAGGAGGTAGCCCCACCCTTTACTACATGCGCTGTCCCCTGCACAGGAGCCAGGGTCATCCCAGAGGTCAATGTGGAAGGGCACTCCTGCAGTGCACCAGGAGCCTGGGATGATGGTGGCGAAGAGGCCAAATGGGCCTGACCAGGCTGCATTGTGCCTGGCATCCCCCGGGAAGTAGGCACAGCAGCTGCCAGCTGTGCCAACCCCAAAGCCTGTGCCTGCGCTGTACCTGGCTGTCGGGTGCCCACAACTTGCACAGGAATATGGGGTGGTGGTTGCTGGGAAGCTGACATCTTAGCAGGCCCTAACTGAGGAGGCTTGATCGGTGCTATAGGTGGTTTGGATTGGAGAGGGATGGGTGGCTTGGGAGTTGGATCAGGTGGGAGGGACAAGGGTGAAGACTGAAGCATGGGTTGAACTACCAGGGTTTGGGCTTGCTGCTGGGACTGGGAAGGTGGGACCTGCTGAGTAGGTGGGACCTGTGGTggctgaggggcagagagagttgtggcttgctgctgctgctgctgttgctgttgctgctgctgctgctgggccaaCTGgaggtgtgtggctgtgtggaGTAGCTGAGACTGACGGTGCTGGAACTGTTGCTGGTGGTGGATGGCAATCTGCTGCTGGATCACCACTTGTTTCTGCTGGAGGTGGATCTGTTGCTGTTGCTGAATCAGGGAATGGGGTTGGATCTGTGTGTAGGTGGCTATAGAGACCACGCCCAGAATggaacaaaaaggaagaaaagcagaaaataatcATCATTATGGGAAGTAAAATCGCCTTTCCAAATTGTACCGTTTTGGAATCACACAATGGATGGAAATCTAACCTAGAAGGACCTAAGAGACCACctcattcattctctttcctGAGTCAGACATTGCCAGATATTACTATCTCCAATCTTAAAGATCTCAAGAGAAGAACTCCCTTGTTCAGTCGTTTAATGACCTCCAGTAATTTCTTACATGTACctaacttttatttcctttgctatACTTAAATCCTGTTACTTTGAACTCAGTCAAGTAAGTTGGCCCATCTTCTATGTGAATGGACTCTGAGTTCCTCAAGGCTGAGtccatgttttattcatttttacttcCCTCGAATCCAGCCCAGCACATTAGAAACACTTAACTGTCACTGAAAGAATAAATGTCCATGGAGGTAAATATACCAACATCTTTCCACGAATGTTAGTTTTTAAGACTCATCAGTTTAGGTCCCCACCATGAGAAGTCTCGGGAGTCAGCAGCCGAAGGTTCTGACTTTGCCCAGTTTCCACCACTGTAAATGAGTTGACAACCTCACTCCCCGCTCATACGCCTA
Encoded proteins:
- the PHC1 gene encoding polyhomeotic-like protein 1 isoform X3, whose product is METESEQNSNSTNGSSSSGGSSRPQIAQMSLYERQAVQALQALQRQPNAAQYFHQFMLQQQLSNAQLHSLAAVQQATIAASRQASSPNTSTAQQQTATTQASINLATTSAAQLISRSQSVSSPSATTLTQSVLLGNTTSPPLNQSQAQMYLRVQNLAVRNQQASAQGPQMQGSTQKAIPPGAPPVSSLSQGSSQALAVAQASPGASGQSLNLSQAGGGSGNSIPGSMGPGGSGQAPGGLGQLPSSGMGGGGSCPRKGTGVVQPLPAAQTVTVSQGSQTEAESAAAKKAEADGTGQQNVGMNLTRTATPAPSQTLISSATYTQIQPHSLIQQQQQIHLQQKQVVIQQQIAIHHQQQFQHRQSQLLHTATHLQLAQQQQQQQQQQQQQQATTLSAPQPPQVPPTQQVPPSQSQQQAQTLVVQPMLQSSPLSLPPDPTPKPPIPLQSKPPIAPIKPPQLGPAKMSASQQPPPHIPVQVVGTRQPGTAQAQALGLAQLAAAVPTSRGMPGTMQPGQAHLASSPPSSQAPGALQECPSTLTSGMTLAPVQGTAHVVKGGATSSSPVVAQVPAAFYMQSVHLPGKPQTLGVKRKAESEEERDDVSTLGSLLPAKASPVAESPKAMEEKSSFGEKVESVTNVNANTSSSELISLAPAPSAPPPTLAMVSRQMGDSKPPQAIVKPQILTHIIEGFVIQEGAEPFPVGCSQLLKESEKPLQTGLLTGLNENQSCGPLGGDSPSAELDKKANLLKCEYCGKYAPADQFRGSKRFCSMTCAKRYNVSCSHQFRLKRKKMKEFQEVNYARVRRRGPRRSSSDIARAKIQGKRHRGQEDSSRGSDNSSYDEALSPTSPGPLSVRVGHGDRDLGNPNTAPPTPELHGINPVFLSSNPSRWSVEEVYEFIASLQGCQEIAEEFRSQEIDGQALLLLKEEHLMSAMNIKLGPALKICAKINVLKET
- the PHC1 gene encoding polyhomeotic-like protein 1 isoform X2, with product METESEQNSNSTNGSSSSGGSSRPQIAQMSLYERQAVQALQALQRQPNAAQYFHQFMLQQQLSNAQLHSLAAVQQATIAASRQASSPNTSTAQQQTATTQASINLATTSAAQLISRSQSVSSPSATTLTQSVLLGNTTSPPLNQSQAQMYLRVNRTLGRNVPLASQLILMPNGAVAAVQQEVPSAQSPGVHADADQVQNLAVRNQQASAQGPQMQGSTQKAIPPGAPPVSSLSQGSSQALAVAQASPGASGQSLNLSQAGGGSGNSIPGSMGPGGSGQAPGGLGQLPSSGMGGGGSCPRKGTGVVQPLPAAQTVTVSQGSQTEAESAAAKKAEADGTGQQNVGMNLTRTATPAPSQTLISSATYTQIQPHSLIQQQQQIHLQQKQVVIQQQIAIHHQQQFQHRQSQLLHTATHLQLAQQQQQQQQQQQQQQATTLSAPQPPQVPPTQQVPPSQSQQQAQTLVVQPMLQSSPLSLPPDPTPKPPIPLQSKPPIAPIKPPQLGPAKMSASQQPPPHIPVQVVGTRQPGTAQAQALGLAQLAAAVPTSRGMPGTMQPGQAHLASSPPSSQAPGALQECPSTLTSGMTLAPVQGTAHVVKGGATSSSPVVAQVPAAFYMQSVHLPGKPQTLGVKRKAESEEERDDVSTLGSLLPAKASPVAESPKAMEEKSSFGEKVESVTNVNANTSSSELISLAPAPSAPPPTLAMVSRQMGDSKPPQAIVKPQILTHIIEGFVIQEGAEPFPVGCSQLLKESEKPLQTGLLTGLNENQSCGPLGGDSPSAELDKKANLLKCEYCGKYAPADQFRGSKRFCSMTCAKRYNVSCSHQFRLKRKKMKEFQEVNYARVRRRGPRRSSSDIARAKIQGKRHRGQEDSSRGSDNSSYDEALSPTSPGPLSVRVGHGDRDLGNPNTAPPTPELHGINPVFLSSNPSRWSVEEVYEFIASLQGCQEIAEEFRSQEIDGQALLLLKEEHLMSAMNIKLGPALKICAKINVLKET
- the PHC1 gene encoding polyhomeotic-like protein 1 isoform X1, which gives rise to METESEQNSNSTNGSSSSGGSSRPQIAQMSLYERQAVQALQALQRQPNAAQYFHQFMLQQQLSNAQLHSLAAVQQATIAASRQASSPNTSTAQQQTATTQASINLATTSAAQLISRSQSVSSPSATTLTQSVLLGNTTSPPLNQSQAQMYLRPQLGNLLQVNRTLGRNVPLASQLILMPNGAVAAVQQEVPSAQSPGVHADADQVQNLAVRNQQASAQGPQMQGSTQKAIPPGAPPVSSLSQGSSQALAVAQASPGASGQSLNLSQAGGGSGNSIPGSMGPGGSGQAPGGLGQLPSSGMGGGGSCPRKGTGVVQPLPAAQTVTVSQGSQTEAESAAAKKAEADGTGQQNVGMNLTRTATPAPSQTLISSATYTQIQPHSLIQQQQQIHLQQKQVVIQQQIAIHHQQQFQHRQSQLLHTATHLQLAQQQQQQQQQQQQQQATTLSAPQPPQVPPTQQVPPSQSQQQAQTLVVQPMLQSSPLSLPPDPTPKPPIPLQSKPPIAPIKPPQLGPAKMSASQQPPPHIPVQVVGTRQPGTAQAQALGLAQLAAAVPTSRGMPGTMQPGQAHLASSPPSSQAPGALQECPSTLTSGMTLAPVQGTAHVVKGGATSSSPVVAQVPAAFYMQSVHLPGKPQTLGVKRKAESEEERDDVSTLGSLLPAKASPVAESPKAMEEKSSFGEKVESVTNVNANTSSSELISLAPAPSAPPPTLAMVSRQMGDSKPPQAIVKPQILTHIIEGFVIQEGAEPFPVGCSQLLKESEKPLQTGLLTGLNENQSCGPLGGDSPSAELDKKANLLKCEYCGKYAPADQFRGSKRFCSMTCAKRYNVSCSHQFRLKRKKMKEFQEVNYARVRRRGPRRSSSDIARAKIQGKRHRGQEDSSRGSDNSSYDEALSPTSPGPLSVRVGHGDRDLGNPNTAPPTPELHGINPVFLSSNPSRWSVEEVYEFIASLQGCQEIAEEFRSQEIDGQALLLLKEEHLMSAMNIKLGPALKICAKINVLKET